In Acanthochromis polyacanthus isolate Apoly-LR-REF ecotype Palm Island chromosome 18, KAUST_Apoly_ChrSc, whole genome shotgun sequence, the following proteins share a genomic window:
- the ier3ip1 gene encoding immediate early response 3-interacting protein 1: MAFTLYSLIQTAILCTNAVAVLHEERFLSKIGWGVDQGVGGFGDDPGVKAQILNLIRSVRTVMRVPLIIVNSACIVLLLLFG; the protein is encoded by the exons ATGGCGTTTACTCTCTACTCTCTCATCCAGACCGCTATTCTCTGCACTAATGCAGTCGCTGTGCTGCATGAAGAGAGATTTCTCAGCAAGA tcGGCTGGGGTGTCGACCAGGGAGTTGGAGGTTTTGGGGATGATCCAGGAGTCAAAGCTCAGATCCTCAACCTCATCCGCTCAGTCCGGACCGTCATGAGAG tgCCTTTAATAATAGTGAATTCTGCCTGCATCgtcctgttgctgctgtttggtTGA
- the hdhd2 gene encoding haloacid dehalogenase-like hydrolase domain-containing protein 2, producing MAGRRALKAVLIDLSGTLHVEDTAVPGAQEALSRLRQASVALKFVTNTTKESKRNLLERLQRLNFDLQEKEIFTSLSAARSLLEQKQHRPLLLVEDSALEDFSGIDTSEPNAVVIGLAPDHFNYQTLNTAFRMILHGAPLIAIHKARYYKRKDGLALGPGPFVTGLEFATDCKATVVGKPEKTFFMQALCDLECSPSEAVMIGDDARDDVGGAQNAGMLGILVRTGKYREGDENKISPPPHLTCDSFPDAVEHILQNLL from the exons ATGGCGGGCCGACGGGCTCTGAAGGCGGTGCTCATCGACCTGAGTGGAACTCTGCATGTAGAGGACACGGCGGTACCTGGAGCTCAGGAAGCCCTCAGCAG GTTACGGCAGGCGTCTGTAGCTCTGAAGTTTGTCACCAACACGACCAAGGAGAGTAAGAGGAACCTGCTGGAACGACTGCAACGCCTCAACTTTGACCTGCAG GAAAAAGAGATCTTCACTTCTCTGAGTGCAGCGAGGAGTCTGCTGGAGCAGAAACAGCACCGACcgctgctgctggtggaggaCAGCGCTCTGGAAGACTTCAGCG GTATCGACACGTCGGAGCCGAACGCTGTCGTTATCGGACTCGCTCCCGATCACTTCAACTACCAAACACTCAACACAGCTTTCAG AATGATCCTGCATGGAGCTCCTCTCATCGCCATCCATAAGGCTCGCTACTACAAACGTAAGGACGGTTTGGCCCTCGGCCCCGGACCGTTTGTGACCGGCCTGGAGTTCGCCACCGACTGTAAAGCTACTGTAGTGGGAAAACCCGAAAAGACGTTTTTTATGCAG GCTCTGTGTGATCTGGAATGTAGCCCCAGTGAAGCTGTCATGATAGGAGAC GACGCCAGGGATGATGTAGGCGGAGCTCAGAATGCAGGAATGCTGGGTATTCTGGTCAGAACCG GTAAATACAGAGAAGGAGATGAGAATAAAATCAGCCCGCCTCCCCACCTGACATGTGACAGTTTCCCAGACGCCGTCGAACACATCCTGCAGAACCTGCTCTGA